In a single window of the Bacillus mycoides genome:
- the spoIVB gene encoding SpoIVB peptidase, with amino-acid sequence MNKLKLERFRKIIGLCLLVSLVFIGCFKPLRTFISSPKQLVVFEGQQSEIASLPVFKAASTNRNVFTVSSNEQELMVNSHQNGEADMVFQLAGFPVKKVNVKVLKDFKVIPGGQSIGVKLNTKGVLVVGHHLIQTEKGKVSPGETAGVQIGDMITEINGKTIERMSDVAPFIHNSGETGEPLNLVLLRDGKYIRAKLTPQKDNGESSYRIGLYIRDSAAGIGTMTFVHPDSMKYGALGHVISDNDTKKPIQVEDGQIMRSTVTSIERGSHGNPGEKLARFSPDREVIGNITINSPYGIFGKLNTDMTNGIMDKAMPIALSHQVKEGPAKILTVIDQDKVEAFDIEVVSTVPQKFPATKGMVIKVTDKRLLAKTGGIVQGMSGSPIVQNGKVIGAVTHVFVNDPTSGYGVHIEWMLHEAGINIYDQEKKAS; translated from the coding sequence GTGAACAAATTGAAATTAGAAAGATTTCGAAAAATAATAGGTCTTTGTCTCCTTGTTTCTCTAGTTTTTATTGGATGTTTTAAACCGCTTCGAACGTTTATTTCATCTCCGAAGCAACTTGTTGTTTTTGAAGGACAACAATCAGAAATAGCATCATTACCAGTTTTTAAGGCTGCATCTACAAATCGTAATGTATTTACTGTAAGTTCAAATGAACAAGAACTTATGGTAAATTCTCACCAAAATGGTGAAGCTGATATGGTGTTTCAACTTGCTGGTTTTCCAGTGAAAAAAGTAAATGTGAAAGTATTAAAAGATTTTAAAGTTATTCCAGGTGGACAATCGATTGGTGTAAAATTGAACACAAAAGGTGTACTTGTTGTAGGCCATCATTTAATTCAAACTGAAAAGGGTAAAGTATCTCCTGGTGAAACAGCTGGTGTACAGATTGGAGATATGATTACTGAAATCAATGGTAAAACAATTGAAAGAATGAGTGATGTAGCACCATTTATTCATAATAGTGGAGAAACAGGTGAACCGCTCAATCTTGTTTTATTAAGAGATGGAAAATATATTCGTGCTAAGCTAACACCACAAAAAGACAATGGTGAATCCTCTTACCGAATTGGACTGTATATTCGTGATTCAGCAGCTGGTATCGGAACGATGACATTTGTACATCCAGATTCCATGAAATATGGAGCGCTTGGTCATGTGATTTCCGATAATGATACAAAAAAGCCAATTCAAGTAGAAGATGGACAAATTATGCGTTCGACAGTAACGTCTATTGAAAGAGGAAGTCACGGGAACCCGGGAGAAAAATTAGCAAGATTTTCACCGGATCGTGAAGTGATTGGTAATATTACAATAAATAGCCCGTATGGTATTTTTGGGAAATTAAACACAGATATGACAAACGGCATAATGGATAAAGCAATGCCTATCGCATTATCCCATCAAGTAAAAGAAGGGCCAGCGAAAATATTAACAGTTATTGATCAAGATAAGGTGGAAGCGTTTGATATTGAAGTTGTTAGTACGGTACCACAAAAGTTCCCGGCTACAAAAGGTATGGTTATAAAAGTGACAGATAAACGTTTACTAGCAAAAACGGGTGGTATTGTACAAGGAATGAGTGGAAGTCCGATTGTACAAAATGGGAAAGTAATTGGTGCGGTTACACATGTATTTGTAAATGATCCAACGTCAGGATACGGTGTTCATATTGAATGGATGTTACATGAGGCTGGAATTAATATTTATGATCAAGAGAAAAAAGCGAGCTAA
- the spo0A gene encoding sporulation transcription factor Spo0A yields the protein MEKIKVCLVDDNKELVSMLESYVAAQDDMEVIGIAYNGQECLNLLKEKQPDILVLDIIMPHLDGLAVLEKMRHIERLRQPSVIMLTAFGQEDVTKKAVDLGASYFILKPFDMENLTSHIRQVSGKESATIKRPLPSFRSATTIDGKPKNLDASITSIIHEIGVPAHIKGYMYLREAISMVYNDIELLGSITKVLYPDIAKKYNTTASRVERAIRHAIEVAWSRGNIDSISSLFGYTVSMSKAKPTNSEFIAMVADKLRLEHKAS from the coding sequence GTGGAGAAAATTAAAGTATGTCTTGTGGATGATAATAAAGAATTGGTATCGATGCTAGAGAGTTATGTTGCTGCCCAAGATGATATGGAAGTTATCGGAATTGCTTACAATGGTCAAGAATGTTTAAACTTATTGAAAGAAAAGCAGCCTGATATACTCGTTTTAGACATTATTATGCCACATTTAGATGGTCTAGCTGTGCTAGAGAAAATGCGACATATTGAAAGGTTAAGACAACCTAGCGTTATTATGTTGACAGCATTCGGACAAGAAGATGTGACGAAAAAAGCGGTTGATTTAGGGGCATCATATTTCATATTAAAACCATTTGATATGGAGAATTTAACAAGTCATATTCGTCAAGTTAGTGGTAAGGAAAGTGCTACTATTAAACGTCCATTACCATCTTTCCGATCAGCAACAACGATCGATGGAAAACCGAAAAACTTAGATGCGAGTATTACAAGTATCATTCATGAAATTGGTGTACCCGCTCATATTAAAGGGTACATGTACTTACGAGAAGCAATCTCTATGGTGTACAATGATATCGAATTACTAGGATCTATTACGAAAGTATTATATCCAGATATTGCAAAGAAATATAATACAACAGCAAGCCGTGTCGAGCGCGCAATCCGTCACGCAATTGAAGTAGCTTGGAGCCGTGGGAATATTGATTCTATTTCGTCCTTATTTGGTTATACTGTATCCATGTCAAAAGCAAAACCTACGAATTCTGAGTTCATCGCAATGGTTGCGGATAAGCTAAGACTTGAACATAAGGCTTCGTAA
- a CDS encoding imm11 family protein — protein sequence MKIWQLKSLFDNYKSFQLLNLKEDRKKYFDEKIDLAIKLSDSWGEILVECVEGDNHSDCPMFWGELGTPMVSRKAKEVLEPLICNNVEFLPLTHDVTGEVYYLINVLNTIDAIDYNKAVFEKLSTGLIIGFEKYAFLPNIVEGQIIFKTYLNQRLHSSTVLVSDEFRNVVLESDLEGFEFVEVWDSEANM from the coding sequence ATGAAAATTTGGCAATTAAAAAGTTTATTTGATAACTATAAATCTTTTCAACTATTAAATTTGAAAGAAGACCGTAAAAAATATTTTGATGAAAAAATTGATTTGGCAATAAAGCTATCTGATTCATGGGGAGAAATTCTTGTTGAATGTGTAGAAGGAGATAACCATAGTGATTGTCCTATGTTCTGGGGGGAACTTGGCACGCCAATGGTTAGTAGAAAAGCAAAAGAGGTATTAGAACCTCTAATTTGTAATAATGTTGAGTTCCTTCCGCTAACCCATGATGTTACAGGTGAAGTTTATTACCTAATAAACGTTTTAAATACAATTGATGCAATTGACTACAATAAAGCAGTTTTTGAAAAACTAAGTACAGGATTAATAATAGGTTTCGAAAAATACGCATTTTTACCTAATATAGTTGAGGGGCAGATAATATTTAAAACCTATTTAAATCAAAGATTACACTCCTCTACTGTTTTAGTGTCTGACGAATTTAGAAATGTAGTTTTAGAGAGTGATTTAGAAGGTTTTGAATTTGTAGAGGTATGGGATTCAGAGGCAAATATGTAA
- a CDS encoding immunity protein Imm33 domain-containing protein: protein MKTIVKNIGGKNIIATAEEHLSPQIEKLLYLLTKVEDNKLVDGFSIQVGWSLFILSKCEDGYRIIVPDYTKNPFKDTTEDLTIALWVQLEQVHCLRQLNIEGEMIKFSDKIVTAKNVLQLDEVYLQRASDCEKGDSGWYIGPVEETEDELEAFYAYQLLKIRPSIIQVLALPYEYLVVFEKDKIKAILDDKDVDVWNGVIN, encoded by the coding sequence TTGAAAACAATAGTTAAAAATATAGGTGGTAAAAATATAATAGCTACAGCAGAAGAACATTTAAGCCCTCAAATAGAAAAATTATTATATTTGCTAACTAAAGTAGAAGATAACAAATTAGTTGATGGATTTTCTATACAAGTTGGCTGGTCTCTTTTTATTCTATCCAAATGTGAAGATGGGTATCGTATTATTGTCCCAGATTATACAAAAAATCCTTTTAAGGATACTACAGAAGATTTAACAATTGCTTTATGGGTGCAATTAGAACAAGTACATTGTTTACGTCAGTTAAATATTGAGGGTGAAATGATAAAGTTTAGCGATAAAATAGTGACTGCAAAGAACGTGTTGCAACTAGATGAGGTTTATTTACAAAGGGCTAGTGATTGTGAAAAAGGTGATTCTGGTTGGTATATCGGTCCTGTCGAAGAAACAGAAGATGAATTAGAAGCATTTTACGCATATCAGCTATTAAAAATTAGACCTTCAATTATTCAAGTTTTAGCCTTACCTTATGAATATCTGGTAGTTTTTGAGAAAGATAAAATCAAGGCAATTTTAGATGATAAAGATGTCGATGTTTGGAATGGCGTTATAAACTGA